Proteins encoded within one genomic window of Glandiceps talaboti chromosome 3, keGlaTala1.1, whole genome shotgun sequence:
- the LOC144433033 gene encoding gamma-glutamylcyclotransferase-like: protein MSSAKEEPSTFMYMAYGSNLLKERLHINSPSAKYIDVAKLENYKLTFATSTKYNPDPSKRRWGAGGVATIVESPGDVVWGTIWEIGREHLPALDRQEGVHMNVYDPLEVTVCTQNNRQLTCRTYKMVNIIPTDPSPHYLSVVQDGAKQNGLPDDYITFLNSIQHNNYQGELKIMAKIEENKKSSDS, encoded by the exons ATGTCGTCTGCAAAAGAAGAACCCAGTACATTCATGTACATGGCATATGGCAGTAACCTTCTCAAGGAAAGATTACACATCAATTCGCCGTCTGCCAAATATATCGATGTAGCCAAATTAGAG AACTACAAGCTCACATTTGCTACAAGCACTAAGTACAATCCTGACCCCAGTAAGAGACGATGGGGTGCAGGGGGTGTTGCTACTATAGTTGAATCACCCGGCGATGTTGTATGGGGAACTATATGGGAGATAGGCCGAGAACATCTACCTGCTTTGGATAG ACAAGAAGGGGTCCACATGAATGTGTACGACCCACTAGAAGTAACTGTGTGTACCCAGAACAACAGACAACTGACATGTCGTACATACAAAATGGTAAACATTATACCAACTGATCCGTCACCCCATTATCTAAGTGTTGTACAAGATGGAGCAAAACAAAATGGATTACCGGATGACTACATCACCTTCCTCaattcaatacaacacaacaactaTCAAGGCGAGCTAAAAATCATGGCAAAGATAGAAGAGAATAAAAAATCTTCAGATAGTTGA